The Brassica napus cultivar Da-Ae chromosome C7, Da-Ae, whole genome shotgun sequence genome has a segment encoding these proteins:
- the LOC106436368 gene encoding pollen-specific protein-like At4g18596, with the protein MAAKAIVFSLFIVSTVCLSSLAGFTAADADDFDIFQIQGSVYCDTCRVQFVTRLSQFLEGAKVKLECRSRTNGTLTLTKEAVTDKSGSYKIEVTGDHEEEVCELVLVQSPDSGCSDVSKEAYLRNAAKISLTANDGIVSHETRIVNPLGFMVKTPLADCPAAFKELGIVPDVIF; encoded by the exons atggCTGCCAAAGCaatcgtcttctctctctttatcgTCTCCACCGTGTGTTTGTCCTCTCTCGCCGGTTTTACTGCCGCAGATGCTGATGATTTTGACATTTTCCAGATTCAGGGATCAGTTTACTGTGACACTTGCCGTGTCCAGTTCGTTACCCGTCTCAGCCAATTCCTCGAAG GGGCGAAAGTGAAGTTGGAGTGCAGAAGCAGAACAAACGGAACCCTAACGTTGACCAAAGAAGCCGTTACCGACAAATCAGGAAGCTACAAGATTGAAGTAACCGGTGACCACGAAGAAGAAGTTTGCGAGCTCGTGTTGGTCCAATCACCGGACAGTGGTTGCAGTGATGTCAGCAAAGAGGCTTATTTACGTAACGCCGCTAAGATCAGTTTAACGGCGAACGACGGAATCGTCTCTCACGAGACACGTATCGTTAACCCACTCGGTTTCATGGTTAAGACCCCGTTAGCTGATTGTCCCGCTGCTTTCAAGGAACTCGGTATTGTCCCTGACGTCATTTTCTAA
- the LOC106436362 gene encoding senescence-specific cysteine protease SAG12-like precursor yields the protein MALTQIQIFLIVSLVSSFSLSTTLSRPLDEVTMQKRHAAWMTEHGRVYADANEKNNRYVVFKRNVESIERLNEVQYGLTFKLAVNQFADLTNEEFRSMYTGYKGNSVLSSRTKPTSFRYQHVSSDALPISVDWRKKGAVTPIKDQGSCGSCWAFSAVAAIEGVAQIKKGKLISLSEQELVDCDTNDDGCMGGYMNSAFNYTMTTGGLTSESNYPYKSTDGTCNINKTKQIATSIKGFEDVPANDEKALMKAVAHHPVSIGIAGGGTGFQFYSSGVFSGECSTHLDHGVAVVGYGKSSNGSKYWILKNSWGPKWGERGYMRIKKDTKAKHGQCGLAMNASYPTM from the exons ATGGCTTTAACACAGATCCAAATCTTTCTCATTGTCTCTCTAGTTTCATCATTCAGTTTATCGACCACTCTTTCTCGTCCACTCGATGAAGTCACCATGCAAAAGAGACATGCCGCGTGGATGACCGAACACGGCCGTGTTTACGCAGATGCGAACGAGAAAAACAACCGCTACGTTGTGTTCAAACGCAACGTGGAAAGCATTGAACGCTTAAATGAAGTTCAATACGGACTAACGTTTAAACTCGCGGTGAACCAGTTTGCTGATCTAACCAACGAAGAATTCCGTTCTATGTACACTGGTTACAAAGGAAACTCGGTGTTGTCTAGTCGAACGAAACCTACGTCGTTTAGGTACCAACACGTTTCTTCTGATGCTTTGCCGATTTCTGTTGATTGGAGGAAGAAAGGAGCTGTGACTCCTATCAAGGATCAAGGCTCATGCG GATCTTGTTGGGCGTTTTCAGCTGTTGCGGCTATAGAAGGAGTAGCACAGATAAAgaaagggaaactcatttctTTGTCTGAACAAGAGCTTGTCGACTGCGACACAAACGATGATGGCTGCATGGGCGGTTACATGAATAGTGCGTTTAACTACACAATGACTACTGGCGGCTTAACCTCTGAATCAAATTATCCTTATAAAAGCACAGACGGCACTTGCAACATCAACAAAACTAAACAGATAGCaacttctatcaaag GTTTTGAGGATGTCCCGGCTAACGATGAGAAAGCCCTAATGAAGGCAGTGGCACACCACCCGGTTAGCATTGGAATAGCGGGAGGAGGTACTGGTTTCCAATTCTATTCGTCCGGTGTGTTCAGCGGAGAGTGCTCAACTCATCTTGATCACGGGGTAGCTGTAGTTGGATACGGCAAATCTAGCAACGGATCAAAGTACTGGATCCTCAAGAACTCATGGGGACCAAAATGGGGAGAACGTGGATACATGAGGATCAAAAAAGATACCAAGGCTAAACACGGACAATGTGGTCTTGCCATGAACGCTTCTTACCCAACTATGTGA
- the LOC125590562 gene encoding glutathione S-transferase T3-like — MDSNPYVNINFVDLLQSQQDTSSIPFLTTQATEGINFQQETSSGRKERRTWSPTDDIVLISSWLNMRKDPLVGNEQRSIAFWKRIAAYFAASPKLAGSEKRESSHCKQRWHRINDLVSKFCGAYEAATIEKSSGQNENDVLKLAHEIFFTNYKKKFTLEHAWKELRNDQKWCDFSTAKTGSAC, encoded by the coding sequence ATGGATTCTAATCCGTATGTGAATATAAATTTTGTTGATCTTCTTCAAAGTCAACAAGATACTTCTTCGATTCCTTTTCTTACCACTCAAGCTACCGAAGGTATAAACTTCCAACAAGAAACTTCTTCAGGGCGCAAGGAACGAAGGACTTGGTCGCCTACAGATGATATAGTCCTCATCAGCTCGTGGTTAAACATGAGAAAAGATCCCCTTGTCGGGAATGAGCAAAGGTCCATAGCTTTCTGGAAGAGAATAGCAGCGTATTTTGCGGCCAGTCCTAAGCTTGCTGGCTCTGAAAAAAGAGAGTCATCTCACTGCAAGCAAAGGTGGCACAGGATCAATGACTTAGTGTCAAAGTTTTGTGGAGCATACGAGGCAGCAACCATAGAGAAAAGTAGTGGACAAAATGAAAATGATGTTCTCAAACTTGCCCACGAAATATTCTTCACCAACTATAAGAAAAAGTTCACCCTTGAACACGCTTGGAAGGAGTTGAGAAATGACCAGAAGTGGTGTGACTTTTCCACGGCCAAAACCGGTAGTGCTTGTTAA